The following nucleotide sequence is from Citrus sinensis cultivar Valencia sweet orange chromosome 6, DVS_A1.0, whole genome shotgun sequence.
ATTGCCCGTGACTGCTTGTCAAGCTGTGCTTGGGGTGCAATGGCTGGAGACTTTGGGTCCCGTCGAGACAGACTATCGACAACTCAAAATGACATTTCAATAAAATGGCAAAGTTTGCACTTTCCAGGGCCTTCAACAACCTAACCTGGTTCCTATGACTACTAAGGAATTACTGCATGTATCTGGTATGAGTTTCATTTTACAAGTAGTCCCTACACAATACTCCTATGAATCAACCCCACATCTAGCTGACCTTGAATCTCTTCTTACTGAATTCTCTCATGTCTTCTCTACTTCAACATCTTTACCCTCGCCAAGGACACATGATCATTAAATAACACTTCGACCGAATCAAGAGCCAATTAATGTACGTCCATATCGGTACCCCCATTACCAAAAGGTTGAAATTGAGCGGATGGTGCATGAATTTCTTGACTCTGGTTTGATTCGTCCTAGTACGAGTCCTTTTTCCTCTCCTGTTttgttagttaaaaaaatggatGGCACATGGAGATTTTGTGTTGACTATCGTGCTCTCAATAACATCACAGTAAAAGACAAATATCCTATACCAGTAATTGATGAGTTGCTCGACGAGTTGCATGGTGCGAAGTACTTCTCTAAATTGGACCTTCGATCCGGGTACCATTAGATAAGAGTCTGAGAGGAAGATATTCACAATACGGCTTTTCGTACACATGCAGGCCACTATGAATTCGTGGTAATGCCATTTGGTCTTACAAATGCTCCTTCTACCTTTCAGAGTCTTATGAAAGACTTGTTTCGACCCTATCTTCGAAAGTTTGTCTTAATGTTCTTCGATGACATATTAGTGTATAGTCGAACCTGGACTGAGCATTTACAACATCTTCGCAATGTACTGGTAATATTGTCACATAACACTTTGTTTgctaaaaaatcaaaatgtcgTTTTGGGGTTTTACAGGTTGACTATTTGGGCCACCTCATTTCCTTAGAAGGTGTCGCAGTTGAGCCCGCAAAAATCAAGGTTGTTATGGACTGGCcgattccttcttcttctcggGGAGTTCGTGGTTTCCTTGGTTTGGCCGGGTATTATAGGAAATTTATTCGTGGGTTTGGAGAACTTGCTGCTCCATTGACACGTTTGTTGACAAAGGAAATATTTCTTTGGACTCAGGAAGCATCCGCTGCTTTTGTACAACTTAAGCATGCCCTTACTTCTCCCCCAGTGCTGCGCCTTCCTGATTTTACACAACCTTTTGTGATTGAAAGTGATGCAAATAACAAGGGAATCGGTGCTATATTGACGCAACAAAACCAACCAGTAGTATTTTTTAGTGAAGCACTTAAAGGGTCAGCTTTGGCATTGTCCACATATGGGAAAGAAATGTTAGCCATTGTTAAGGCAATTTAAAAATGGCATCTATATCTGCTAGGCAAACCTTTCATCATCCAAACAGACCAAAGGAGTTTGAAATACTTACTTGAGCAATGTATTACCACTCCTGCTCAGACACGGTGGCTACCAAAACTTTTGGGTTATAACTACACTATCCAGTACAAGCGGGGTAAAGAGAATCAGGGAGCTGATGCTTTATCCTGCattacaaattttcattttttcgcAATTTCCTTGCCCGTTGCTGATTGGTGGTCTACTCTCCAACAAGAAGTTTCTCAAGATCCTTTTTATGCCAAGTTGTCCAGTTCTAATGAATCTCAGTGCCTTAAAAGAGGAGGTGTTTggataaaaaaaggaaaacttCTATTGAGTCCTACTTCTACTCTAGTTCCTGTAATCTTATCAGAAGGGCACTCATCACCGACAGGTGGCCACTTTGGTTACCATAAGACACTCAGCAGACTCAAAAAGAATTTTACTTGGCCTGGAATGCAAACGGCAATCAAGGAATATATACGCGGTTGTGATATATGTCAACGTTGTAAAACATAATGTCTAGAACCTGTGGGCCTACTTCAACCATTGCTAGTGCCGGAAAGAATTTGGACTGCAGTCTCTATGGATTTCATAGATGGTTTGCCTCAATCCCAGGGCTATACTGTTATCATGGTCGTTGTTGATAGATTGTTAAAATACAGCCACTTTATTCCTTTAAAGCATCCTTATACAGCCTTAACAGTAGCCAAGGCATTTGTACGGGAAATTCTTCGCTTACATGGTGTGCCACCCTCTATTGTCAATGACCGAGACCGTGTTTTTCTTAGTTCTTTTTGGAAGTCCTTATTTCAGTTACAAGGCTGCACTTTCTCAATGAGCTCTAGTTATCATCCACAAACGGATGGACAAACCGAGGTTGTCAATCGAGTTTTGGAATAGTATCTACGTTGTTTCACTCATGACCAGCCTAAAAAGTGGATTGATTAGTTGCCTTGGGCTGAGTACAGCTATAATACAGCTACTCACTCATCAACTAAAGTTTCTCTGTTTGAGTCTGTATATGGTGTACCTCCTCCCTCATTGCTATCCTATGTTCCTGGTACTTCTAAAGTTCAGGCAGTGGGTGATTATGTGTACCTTAAGTTGCAACCGTATCGTCAACATTCGATGGTTTTTCGTGGCTCACTTAAGTTGGCACCACAATTCTTTGGACCGTACAAAATTCTTGCTCGTGTAGGGCCTGTTGCTTACCGGCTACAGCTGCCAAATGGGTCTCAAATTCATGACGTGTTCCATGTGAGTCTTTTGAAGAAAAGAGTGGGTTCAGTTCCTTCTTCTCCTACCTTGCCTCCTACAAGCGGCGACTTCACCATTCTTCCACAACCAGAGGCTATCTTGGATACTCGCATTATTCGTAAAGGCAAATATCGTCCCAAAACTGAGATTCTTGTAAAATGGGCTGGTGCACCCAAGGAAGATGCCACCTGGGAGAATCAATGGCGTTTTACTCGGCAGTATCCTGACTTTCTCCTTGCGAACAAGTCGCATTTTAGGGGGTGGACTGATATGTGCTATTTGCGGTCACTACTTTGTTGCTGATTGTAAGACCTAGTCAAGTGGAGTAAGTTAGCTGTTAGTAGTTTTGTTGCTTTGGAATAGAACCGAATAAATTTCATGGGGGAATCGTGGCACATGGTGCTGCATTATCTCCTtatattttggtatttttatTCCTTATTTCTAGTTAGATATTTGTGTTGTAAGCCTTTAAAAAGGCCAGCTCTGAATTCAATAAAGGCATCAAGCCAATTAGTATTCAACTTTctatctctcttcttctctaaGCCTTCGTAAACCTTCTTCCAAAATTGACCGTATCAATATCTGTGcaggttaaaaaaataagtgagCAGGAAAGAAGTGTGTCAACTGATAAAGTAAGCAATTGAACAATGTTTCACTTCTCTTTAGATTAGagtaagaagaagaagttgcCTGGGGTTAAAGGAGAATCTGGAGGAGGTTGGGTAAAGATGAGAGTAAATAAGTTGAAATTAAGATTGAGATGAAAATTGCAAAtgattaaattgtttaaatataataaaaaagaaaaatattaatggtcAAAACGACAGATGCGTAGAGTTCTgcaataaattaagttgttgCACTTACTtactttttgcttttgttttaagTTCTTGTACGTTGTACCTaaagatggccaatgggcGTGCCTAGCCCATGCccgtccaaaaaaaaaaaaatgtggataacttttcttttttcccttttttagAGGGCGTGCCTAGCCACGCACCTGGCATCCTTTTTTCAAACCCACATGACCTTTTTTCACGACCATTAGCCCATACACTTGTAGTagtaatagtagtagtagtagtaatagtagtagtaatagtagtagtaatagtaataataataataataataataagtttttcttaagggttaacaattaattattaacttacACTTACATGGAGTCACAAAAGCATTgtctataataatattaatgctTATAAGTTTtagataaatatataatagttAACATTTCTTTTAATCAATTGCACAACTATATTATCTAATTTCACAATAACTAATTATAGTAAATGATACATAAATCTATTTCCATAGACTTtggtaataattaataaaaatta
It contains:
- the LOC112498625 gene encoding uncharacterized protein LOC112498625 is translated as MDGTWRFCVDYRALNNITVKDKYPIPVIDELLDELHGHYEFVVMPFGLTNAPSTFQSLMKDLFRPYLRKFVLMFFDDILVYSRTWTEHLQHLRNVLVDYLGHLISLEGVAVEPAKIKVVMDWPIPSSSRGVRGFLGLAGYYRKFIRGFGELAAPLTRLLTKEIFLWTQEASAAFVQLKHALTSPPVLRLPDFTQPFVIESDANNKGIGAILTQQNQPVVFFSEALKGSALALSTYGKEMLAIVKTRWLPKLLGYNYTIQYKRGKENQGADALSCITNFHFFAISLPVADWWSTLQQEVSQDPFYAKLSSSNESQCLKRGGVWIKKGKLLLSPTSTLVPGYTVIMVVVDRLLKYSHFIPLKHPYTALTVAKAFVREILRLHGVPPSIVNDRDRVFLSSFWKSLFQLQGCTFSMSSSYHPQTDGQTEVVNRVLEYYNTATHSSTKVSLFESVYGVPPPSLLSYVPGTSKVQAVGDYVYLKLQPYRQHSMVFRGSLKLAPQFFGPYKILARVGPVAYRLQLPNGSQIHDVFHVSLLKKRVGSVPSSPTLPPTSGDFTILPQPEAILDTRIIRKGKYRPKTEILVKWAGAPKEDATWENQWRFTRQYPDFLLANKSHFRGWTDMCYLRSLLCC